Sequence from the Anaerolineae bacterium genome:
GCCGGCGCCGCCGGCCCCCGCCTTCTGCTGGCCGACGGGAGCCTGGACCTGGCCTGCCGGCGCAGTTTCCCCACGCCGGCCATCTCCTTCTACCGCCTGACCGGCCTCTCGCGGCTGTTCCCGCGCAGTCCCCGCTTCGGCCGCTACAACCTCACCTGCCTGGACCCCGATCTCACCACCGAGGTGGATTCCGTGGTCGGGGCCTTTATGATGGTGCGGCGCGAGGCGCTCCAGCAAGTGGGCCTCCTGGACGAGGACTTCTTCATGTACGGCGAGGACCTGGATTGGGCCTTCCGCATGAAGCAGGCCGGCTGGAAGGTGTATTACAACGCCGACGTCAGCGTCCTGCATTATAAGCGGGCCTCCAGCCGGCACAGCCTGAAAGCCCAGGTCGAGTTCTACCGCGCCATGTACCTGTTCTTCCGCAAGCACTACGCCAAAGACACGCCCTTCTGGCTCTCTGCCCTTATCATCGCCGGCATTTACCTGGCCGGCGCCCTGAATGTGGGCCGCTTCTGGCTGATGCAACAGTTGCGCCGGGGTACCACAGCGGAGGTGAGCTGATGGACACACCCTCGCGAGCCAGAACAACACGCGCCGAAATCATCTTCACCATGACCATGCTCCTGCTGGACGTGGTCATGAATATGATCGCCTTCCTGCTGGCCTACCGACTGCGCCTCCTCACGGAGCACCAGAACGTCGCCCCGCTGTCCGACTACGGCGGGATGCTTGCCCTGCAGGTAGTGGTCATGC
This genomic interval carries:
- a CDS encoding glycosyltransferase family 2 protein, coding for MLDLYIVIVNYNTRDLLRHCLASIYESRGQFSFDVCVVDNCSTDGSAEMVRREFPQVTLIESPYNGGYAYANNLGLRQAAARYYLLLNPDTVLPPSALAEMLAFMDAHPDAGAAGPRLLLADGSLDLACRRSFPTPAISFYRLTGLSRLFPRSPRFGRYNLTCLDPDLTTEVDSVVGAFMMVRREALQQVGLLDEDFFMYGEDLDWAFRMKQAGWKVYYNADVSVLHYKRASSRHSLKAQVEFYRAMYLFFRKHYAKDTPFWLSALIIAGIYLAGALNVGRFWLMQQLRRGTTAEVS